From one Sulfurimonas sp. HSL-3221 genomic stretch:
- a CDS encoding GTP cyclohydrolase I: MVPTQEELDAFIRERFFCHFGHEDETALASAVEEYRAVKAFRVNENIHETGQRLSEEGHYVMRLYAMFYMGQVLDALKIDREDPNVMEDSACGNIGTAGRIAKMYTGAVPEDERELMSGRWNPEPRMATFPNNAQTHEPVFVTTQLDAVCSHHFIRFGQDQADTGSVVVVGYIPREKLGGISKINRFVNWCARRGWLQEDLTRYIGNKIMQVFETDSVYVGLFNLKHGCTAFRGACDINASTSTTYVTGAFEKDRSLIPLKFQ, from the coding sequence ATGGTCCCGACACAAGAGGAGCTTGACGCATTTATCCGCGAACGGTTTTTCTGCCACTTCGGCCACGAGGATGAAACAGCACTCGCGAGCGCCGTGGAGGAGTACCGAGCCGTCAAGGCGTTCCGCGTCAACGAAAATATCCATGAAACCGGCCAGCGCCTTTCTGAGGAGGGGCACTATGTCATGCGCCTCTATGCGATGTTTTACATGGGGCAGGTGCTCGACGCGCTTAAAATCGACCGCGAAGATCCCAACGTCATGGAAGACAGCGCCTGCGGTAACATCGGAACGGCGGGGCGCATCGCGAAGATGTATACCGGGGCCGTGCCCGAGGACGAGCGCGAGCTGATGAGCGGCCGCTGGAACCCCGAGCCGCGTATGGCGACCTTCCCCAACAATGCGCAGACGCACGAGCCCGTCTTTGTCACGACGCAGCTCGATGCCGTCTGCAGCCACCACTTTATCCGTTTCGGGCAGGACCAGGCGGACACGGGCTCCGTGGTCGTCGTCGGCTACATTCCGCGCGAAAAGCTCGGCGGTATCAGCAAGATCAACCGTTTCGTCAACTGGTGCGCGCGCCGCGGCTGGCTGCAGGAGGATCTGACGCGCTACATCGGCAACAAGATCATGCAGGTCTTCGAGACGGATTCCGTTTACGTGGGCCTCTTCAATCTCAAACACGGCTGCACGGCGTTCCGGGGCGCGTGCGACATCAACGCCTCGACCTCGACGACCTACGTGACGGGCGCGTTCGAAAAAGACCGCAGCCTCATCCCGCTGAAGTTCCAGTGA